The Alkalihalobacillus sp. LMS6 genomic interval GCCTCCGGGGGCTGGGGGTTTTCTGCTAGCAATTCAACAAATCCCGACGTTGACGATACCCAAGCTAGCTTACGATTCCTGTCTGCATCCTTAGACGATAATCATACGAACAGCGCCTGGCGTTCTGGCTTTTTATGGTTATTAGAGCGACAAAATCGAGACGGGGGCTGGGCAGCTTTTGAAAAGAATAGTGGTGCTACATTGTTACTGCCTCTACAAAATGCGACGGACACCATCAATGATCCATCTGCCGCTGATGTGACAGGGAGAACCCTTGAAAGTCTTGGGAACTATGGTCACCTTACAGTCAAGCACCCTGCTATAAAGCGGGCTGTTGAGTGGTTAGAAAACAATCAACAAAAAGACGGAAGCTGGCAAGGAAGATGGGGCGTTTCCTATATTTATGGAACCTGGGCTGCCGTTACAGGTTTACGCGCAGTAGGAACACCCATTGATACAAATAGCTTACAACGAGCTCGGCGCTGGCTAGAAAATATTCAACTTTTAGACGGTGGTTGGGGAGAGTCTTGTAAAAGTGATGTGGCACAACGATTTATTCCGTTACAATTTTCCACAGTCGTCCATACAGCTTGGGTGTTAGATGCATTAATCTCGCTTTATGAACGACCTACTAAACAAATGGAAGATGCCCTTGATAAGTTATTAGATTGGGTTTGTACAACAAACATCCGCACAACGTATCCAACTGGCGGCGGATTACCTGGGCAATTTTATATTCATTATCATAGCTACCCACTTTTATGGCCACTTGTCACCATCAATCGCTATAAACAAAAATACGTGAAAACAAAGGCGAAAGAATTAAGGAACTAGCCCTGTCCAACTCACCTTTTCAAACATAAGGTATAAGAACACAACCGTGTTAAACCGACTAATTTGTTTTGAAAGGAGATCCAATGAGTACAATTGATCCGCAATTAATGAATACGTTTCGTTCGAAGATGAAAAACCCAAGACATTTTCACAATGTCTGTAAAATCCTTTGCTGCAAACGCCGACAAGACTTAAATCACTATGGAAAATGCTGCTCTATGATTGATGAGCTTTCTCAATGTTTAGGTGTTCCCGTATCACCTCAACAAAGAGATCGTCATGCGCAGTGGTTAATGAACTGCCGTGTTGACCCTCAGAATCGCAATCATCGTCGCGATATGTGGGGAATGGTTACAGGTAGAAAACGATAGAACGAGAAGAGGCGCAATCTGCTTTTGATTGCGCCTAATGATAGAGCATCTTACCGTTTCAATCGTTGAACGGTTGCAAGAAGAACAAAAGAAAATAGTACAATCGAAAGTACCCAATACGTTGCCATTATAGTATTTCCAGTTTCAACAGCTAGATAAATACTGATGGGGATGGTTTGTGTGACGCCTACAATACTGCCAGCAAACATGAGCGTTGCACCAAATTCTCCTAAAGCACGGGCAAAACCAAGAGTGAAACCGGAGACGAGAGAACGCCATGCTAACGGCAAGCTAACATAACGAAACACAGCCCACTCACTTGCTCCCATCTGGCGTGCCGCATCTTCAAGATCATCTTCTACCGCTTCAAATCCATTCATCAGCATCTGATAAATTAAAGGAAAGGCAACAACTGTTGCGGCTATAATCGCTGCCACCAAAGTAAATACAATTGGTTGATTAAATAATTGCTCATACCATTGTCCGATTACGCTACGCCTACCGAATACAACTAACAAACCAAAACCAATAACCGTAGGTGGTAACACAAGTGGCAAAATTAAAAGGGTCTCAACAACCACTTTTCCTTTGAACGTTCGTTTTTTTAAAAACCAAGCGGCACATAAAGCGAGTAAAAAAGCGAGTACACTTGCGACACTTACGACCTGTAAGGAAACAACAATCGGCGTCCAAAAGCTTGAATCAATCACTTAAGAACCTGCTTGAAATCCGTAAGATTCAAAAACGGTCCGTGCCGCATCTTCTTGAAGCCAATGATAAAATGCGCTCGCAGCATCATTCTCGCTCAGCTGTCCGATCGGATAGTAAATCGGATCATGACTATTTGTAGGAGCCTCGGCTACAATCTCAATTGCATCCCCTGCAATCAGCGCATCTGTCTGATACACAATCCCGACATCCGCATTCCCTGTCTCCACATATGTAAGTACTTGTCGTACATCTTTTCCATAAATAAGCTTGTCCTCTATTTCGTTAAAAAAGTCTAATGAATCAATCGTTTGTTTTGCATAGCGACCAGCGGGGACTGTGTCTGTTTCACCGATTGCCATTCCTTGATAGTCTGAAGTTAGAAGGTCATCCCAATCGGTAACTTCGGTAGAAATCTCAGGAGTCGTGATCAAAACAAGCTTGTTTTCCAACAAAGTTGTTGATGCTTCCAATCCCTCTTGCTCTTCTACTTCATCCATATCACTTACAGAAGCTGATAAAAACAGATCTGCTGGCGCACCTTGAGTAATTTGCTGCCTTAATTGACCGGATGACCCATAGTTCACCGTTATCGCCACATCATGTTCTTGTTCATACGTTTCAATTAATTCATCCATCGCATCATTAAGACTAGCTGCAGCCATCACCATGACTTCATCATTCTGTTCTGAGCCCTGCGAACAACCAGCAAAACCTACTCCTGCTAGTAAAAGTAGCACTCCCTTTTTCATCCAGTAGCCTCTTTTCTATGCGTTTTCATGTAGTATAAGTTATATCTAGTTATATGTAAATTTATTTAGTTATAATTAAATCAAAAGTAAATGTCTTGAGTGATGGAATTCATTCAACCTGTTGTTTTTTCAAAATGCTGTTAAACTAATAGAAAGGGATTGTGAGGGTAGTCTTATGAGCGAAATATCTTATACAACAGAGGAAATAGCGAAACACTTAAAAGTTTCAAAGCTGACCGTCTATGATTTAATTAAGAAAGGGAAGCTTCCATCTTATCGGGTAGGCAAGCAAATGCGGATTGATCATGCTGATCTTGAAGCTTATAAAAACAAGCAAAAGCAAATAGATTCTCCCCTTAGCGACAGCCAAACTAAACAAGCGAGCCGACAACATGACCAACTTATTATTAGTGGACAAGACATCTGTTTAGATATTCTGAGTCGCTATTTTGACCAAGAATCACACTATCGCACATTGCGCTCCTATCAAGGAAGTTTAAATAGTCTTGTTTCCATGTACAAAGGTGAGTGTGATATCGTCAGTCTTCACCTTTTTGACGGAGAGTCCCAAACGTATAATCTTCCTTATGTGAAGCGTTTATTAACAGGCCGGTCTTATATTATGATTCATGTGGTGAAACGACAAGCTGGATTTTATGTTCAAGATGGCAATCCAAAAGATTTAACCAGTTGGCGCGACCTTGGCCAAGCTGGTCTAACAATGGTCAACCGAGAGAAAGGGTCTGGCGCTAGGGTGCTTTTAGATGAGCAGTTATCTTTACACCAGATCAACCATTCACGTATAAAAGGGTACAATCACGAAGAATCTACTCATTTAGGCGTAGCGAGTTTAGTGAAGGAAAAACAGGCAGACGTTGGAGTAGGTATTGAAAAAGCCGCACAAACCACTGGCACAACGTTTATTCCTTTAATTGAAGAATCGTACGACCTCGTCATTCTGCGAAATGAGCGTACCGAACCAATTATTGAAACATGCCTCTCCATCCTAAATTCTAGTGCTTTTAAAAATGAGCTCTCTCGCTTAGGTGGCTATAATGTGGAATGCACTGGGGAAATTATTTACCAAAGAGCGTGAAAGTGAGCCCCACGCTCACTTTGTTTTTTGATGGAAAAATAGTGCGCCAATGCCTATTAAACTTGCACCGACAAATAAAAATAGCCAAGGAATGAAAAAACTTAATAGTAGAAGCGCCATATTGTTTAGCGCCATGCCGCTAAAATGTACGCCCATTCCTACACCCGGTATGCATATCAATATGGATAAGCCTATTTTAATTATTAAGTTGGACTGAACCAAACGAAAGACGAGGAAAATTAGAAAAACCGTTGGTAGACTACATAAAAGTATGCTAATAACCACTTCAATCATCCCTTTATTCAGTTGTAAATTGATAACGCGTTTGATGGTTATAGTGCTCGTCTGGCTTTACCCAGATTGAAGGGAACCCTTTGACGTGAAGCGCAACAGGGTGACCCTGTGTTTCCAAGCAAAATCCTCCATGTTTGATCGCAGTTTTTCGATTGTTTAGAGCCAAGCGCCCATCCAACCCATTGCCTGTGTAAAATACAACGCCAGGCTGGGTCGTGGTCATTTTCATAACTCGTCCCGAGCGCTGATCCCATACGCTTACAGCCTCGCTTCGATTTTCATTTAGTAAAAAGAAATGATCATAGCCTCCTGCAATCTTTAACTGCCTATGTAAAGCAGCCAGTCCCTCTCCAATTCGCTTCCCCTTTCGAAAATCAAAAGCAGGCTGCTCTTCCACAGAACAAATATGTCCGGTAGGGATTAACGCGTGATCTAACTCAAGATAACAGTCGCTCTTCATTTTCATTATATGAGTATGGATGGATTCATTGCCGCTCCCAGCTAAATTAAAATACGTATGGTTCGTCATCGCAAGAGGCGTCATTTCGCTTACTGTTGCATGATAGTCAATGATCCACTCATTCTCGTTTGTTACGATATAAGTAATGAGAGGCGAGATATCTCCAGGAAAAAGGCTCGTCTGTTGCGACTTTAATGAAAGCTGCGCACCTACCCGGTCTTCATGTTCAAAAAGTATCACGTCAAACAACTGCTTGTGAAAACCTTCTGATCCACTATGCAACAAATGCTCGCCGTCATTTGCCTGGACTCGATACACATCTCGTCCTTTTTGAAATGTTGCCCCTTTCACTCTCCCAGCAACAGGACCAATTAGCGCACCAAAGTATGCTTTATTTTCCTTATACTCTTCTACATCCTCTAAACCTAGAACAACGTTTTCTCGTATCCCCTCTTTATCAGGTACGACGATTTCTATGACAATTCCACCAAAGTTTAAAAAACGAAACCGCATTCCATGATCATTTTCTAATTCATACTCAACCCAGCCGTTACTCAACTTGCGCTCCACTGCATGCATCCCTTTTCCCCCTTAACTTACGGTAGAAATCCATCTTGACTCAGATAAAGCTGCTCCTTCGAAAAATGCTGTAAAAAACGGTTGTACACTTTGTCAATGGTATCTTTTTGATACCACCGCTCCATTTGAATATCAAAAAACAAATTTTGAATGTTTAACCTTTCCGTCCGTTTTCCTCCAGATCCATCCCCCATAAAAAAATCATCGATGCAGACACGATCCACCACATCTAATAATTGTTCAGGGAATGACCTTGAACTTGGTAATAATGGAGCCACGGCTACTTGGGTTGGGATTCCTTCTTCACTTAGCCGCTTTAATGCCTTTATTCGCCCTTGAATTGGCGGTGCTTGAGGAGCAAAATGTCTTCTGATCTCATCACGATCGGTTTCGATCGTCATACTCACCCTGACACGGTTTCCTAGTTTTTTCAGTAAATCAATATCTCGCGTCACAAGAGCGCTTCGTGTTTGAACAAGTAAAAAATCTGGCGGTTCTTCTACCATCACTTCAAGAATTGATCGTGTTATACGTTCACGATGTTCAATCGGTTGGTACGGATCGGTACTTGATGCCATAAAAATCGTCACAGGTCCACGCTTCCTACCATTTTGAATTTCTTTTTTTACCCGCATGGCGATATCCGTTTTTATATCGATCCATGTTCCCCAATCCTTATTTCGAAAACGCTGAACAGGCATCTCACGTACATAACAATAAGAACAAGCGAAAGAACATCCGGTATAAGGGTTTAATGTATGTGAGTAGCCCGTTAAAAATCCACTTCCTTTATTCATCACTTTCTTTGGATAGGTGTGCGTTAACGATAAATTTCGCACCTTGTTCACCTCTCATTTCTCTATGGTAAACGCTTCATGCTCAAGGCAATAAACAGCTGTGCACTATAATACGTTGTCATAATCCAGACAGTCGAATGAGGAACAGCACTTACAAAAAGATTCCACGCCAAAATTGTATCAGAA includes:
- the modA gene encoding molybdate ABC transporter substrate-binding protein, which encodes MKKGVLLLLAGVGFAGCSQGSEQNDEVMVMAAASLNDAMDELIETYEQEHDVAITVNYGSSGQLRQQITQGAPADLFLSASVSDMDEVEEQEGLEASTTLLENKLVLITTPEISTEVTDWDDLLTSDYQGMAIGETDTVPAGRYAKQTIDSLDFFNEIEDKLIYGKDVRQVLTYVETGNADVGIVYQTDALIAGDAIEIVAEAPTNSHDPIYYPIGQLSENDAASAFYHWLQEDAARTVFESYGFQAGS
- the modB gene encoding molybdate ABC transporter permease subunit; amino-acid sequence: MIDSSFWTPIVVSLQVVSVASVLAFLLALCAAWFLKKRTFKGKVVVETLLILPLVLPPTVIGFGLLVVFGRRSVIGQWYEQLFNQPIVFTLVAAIIAATVVAFPLIYQMLMNGFEAVEDDLEDAARQMGASEWAVFRYVSLPLAWRSLVSGFTLGFARALGEFGATLMFAGSIVGVTQTIPISIYLAVETGNTIMATYWVLSIVLFSFVLLATVQRLKR
- a CDS encoding spore photoproduct lyase family protein, which codes for MNKGSGFLTGYSHTLNPYTGCSFACSYCYVREMPVQRFRNKDWGTWIDIKTDIAMRVKKEIQNGRKRGPVTIFMASSTDPYQPIEHRERITRSILEVMVEEPPDFLLVQTRSALVTRDIDLLKKLGNRVRVSMTIETDRDEIRRHFAPQAPPIQGRIKALKRLSEEGIPTQVAVAPLLPSSRSFPEQLLDVVDRVCIDDFFMGDGSGGKRTERLNIQNLFFDIQMERWYQKDTIDKVYNRFLQHFSKEQLYLSQDGFLP
- a CDS encoding helix-turn-helix transcriptional regulator, which encodes MSEISYTTEEIAKHLKVSKLTVYDLIKKGKLPSYRVGKQMRIDHADLEAYKNKQKQIDSPLSDSQTKQASRQHDQLIISGQDICLDILSRYFDQESHYRTLRSYQGSLNSLVSMYKGECDIVSLHLFDGESQTYNLPYVKRLLTGRSYIMIHVVKRQAGFYVQDGNPKDLTSWRDLGQAGLTMVNREKGSGARVLLDEQLSLHQINHSRIKGYNHEESTHLGVASLVKEKQADVGVGIEKAAQTTGTTFIPLIEESYDLVILRNERTEPIIETCLSILNSSAFKNELSRLGGYNVECTGEIIYQRA
- a CDS encoding aldose epimerase family protein, whose amino-acid sequence is MHAVERKLSNGWVEYELENDHGMRFRFLNFGGIVIEIVVPDKEGIRENVVLGLEDVEEYKENKAYFGALIGPVAGRVKGATFQKGRDVYRVQANDGEHLLHSGSEGFHKQLFDVILFEHEDRVGAQLSLKSQQTSLFPGDISPLITYIVTNENEWIIDYHATVSEMTPLAMTNHTYFNLAGSGNESIHTHIMKMKSDCYLELDHALIPTGHICSVEEQPAFDFRKGKRIGEGLAALHRQLKIAGGYDHFFLLNENRSEAVSVWDQRSGRVMKMTTTQPGVVFYTGNGLDGRLALNNRKTAIKHGGFCLETQGHPVALHVKGFPSIWVKPDEHYNHQTRYQFTTE